The Vibrio chagasii genome includes a region encoding these proteins:
- the aroK gene encoding shikimate kinase AroK, with protein MAEKRNIFLVGPMGAGKSTIGRHLASQLHMEFLDSDTVIEERTGADIAWVFDVEGEEGFRKREESVINDLTEEQGIVLATGGGSVMSKENRNRLSARGIVVYLETTIEKQLARTNRDKKRPLLQTDNPRDVLEDLAVSRNALYEEVADYTVRTDDQSAKVVANQIVKMLEER; from the coding sequence ATGGCTGAGAAACGCAATATTTTTCTTGTTGGCCCAATGGGCGCCGGCAAAAGTACAATTGGTAGACACCTAGCTTCCCAACTTCATATGGAGTTTCTAGACTCTGACACTGTGATTGAAGAGCGCACTGGCGCAGACATCGCATGGGTTTTTGATGTTGAGGGCGAAGAAGGTTTCCGTAAGCGCGAAGAATCTGTAATCAACGATCTGACTGAAGAGCAAGGTATTGTTCTAGCGACAGGCGGTGGTTCAGTGATGAGCAAAGAAAACCGTAACCGTCTATCTGCACGAGGCATTGTTGTATACCTAGAGACAACAATTGAAAAGCAACTTGCTCGCACAAATCGCGACAAGAAACGCCCTCTACTTCAAACAGACAACCCGCGTGATGTGCTAGAAGATCTAGCTGTATCTCGCAACGCACTATACGAAGAAGTGGCGGACTACACAGTTCGTACTGACGACCAAAGTGCAAAAGTGGTAGCCAACCAGATCGTAAAAATGCTAGAAGAACGTTAA